A stretch of Fusobacterium periodonticum ATCC 33693 DNA encodes these proteins:
- a CDS encoding pimeloyl-ACP methyl esterase BioG family protein: MSKIYFFNGWAMDQNLLSPLINSTEYEIKVINFPYNINKTSINKEDIFIAYSFGVYYLNKFLSENQDLVYEKAIAINGLPETIGKFGINEKMFNMTLETLNEENLEKFLLNMDIDDNFGRANKTLEEAKHELQYFKDNYKAIPNHINFYYIGKNDRIIPASKVEKYCQNNNIAYELIACGHYPFSYFTDFKDIINIREENKNEF; the protein is encoded by the coding sequence ATGTCTAAAATATATTTTTTTAACGGTTGGGCTATGGATCAAAATTTACTAAGCCCTCTTATAAATTCAACTGAATATGAAATAAAAGTTATTAATTTTCCATATAATATCAATAAGACTTCTATAAATAAAGAGGATATCTTTATAGCTTATTCCTTTGGAGTTTATTATCTAAATAAATTTTTATCAGAAAATCAGGATTTAGTCTATGAAAAAGCTATTGCTATCAACGGACTTCCTGAAACTATTGGAAAATTTGGTATCAATGAAAAAATGTTTAATATGACACTTGAGACTTTAAATGAGGAAAATCTAGAAAAATTTTTACTTAATATGGATATTGATGATAACTTTGGAAGAGCTAATAAAACTTTAGAAGAGGCTAAACACGAACTACAATATTTTAAAGACAACTATAAGGCTATTCCAAATCATATCAATTTCTACTATATAGGTAAAAATGATAGAATTATTCCTGCAAGTAAGGTTGAAAAATATTGTCAAAACAATAATATAGCTTATGAGTTAATAGCTTGTGGTCATTATCCTTTTTCATATTTTACTGATTTCAAAGATATTATAAATATAAGAGAGGAAAATAAAAATGAATTTTGA
- a CDS encoding aminotransferase class I/II-fold pyridoxal phosphate-dependent enzyme, whose protein sequence is MLKENIIKELEGFKNENRFRTIKTNDKSLYNFSSNDYLGLANDKTLSQRFYENYTFDNYKLSSSSSRLIDGSYQTVMRLEKKVEEIYGKPCLVFNSGFDANSSVIETFFDKNSLIITDRLNHASIYDGCINSNAKVLRYNHLDVDALEKLLKKYSKTHDDILVVTESIYSMDGDCADLKKICALKDEYNFTLMVDEAHSYGVYNYGIAYNEKLIDKIDFLIIPLGKAGASVGAYVICDEIYKNYLINKSRKFIYSTALPPVNNLWNLFILENLTLFHDKIEKLKDLVNFSLTTLKKANIETSSTSHIISIIIGDNLKTINLSETLKEKGYLIYPIKEPTVPKDTARLRISLTANMKKEDLDAFFKILKAEMKKLGVM, encoded by the coding sequence ATGTTAAAAGAAAATATTATTAAAGAACTAGAGGGATTTAAAAATGAAAATAGATTTAGAACTATAAAGACTAATGATAAAAGTCTTTATAATTTTTCTTCTAATGACTACTTAGGTTTAGCAAATGATAAAACTCTATCTCAGAGGTTTTACGAAAACTACACTTTTGATAATTATAAATTATCATCATCTTCATCAAGATTAATAGATGGTTCATATCAAACTGTGATGAGATTAGAAAAAAAAGTTGAAGAAATTTATGGAAAGCCTTGTCTTGTTTTTAACTCAGGTTTTGATGCTAATTCTTCAGTTATAGAAACTTTTTTTGATAAAAATTCTCTTATTATAACTGATAGATTAAATCATGCTAGCATATATGATGGTTGTATAAACTCAAATGCTAAGGTTTTAAGGTATAATCATTTAGATGTAGATGCTTTAGAAAAGTTATTAAAAAAATATTCTAAAACTCATGATGATATCTTAGTTGTAACAGAATCTATTTATAGTATGGATGGAGACTGTGCAGATCTTAAAAAAATCTGTGCTTTAAAAGATGAATATAATTTTACTCTTATGGTTGATGAAGCTCATTCTTATGGAGTATATAACTATGGTATTGCATACAATGAAAAATTAATTGATAAAATAGATTTTTTAATTATACCTTTAGGTAAGGCAGGTGCTTCAGTTGGAGCTTATGTTATCTGTGATGAAATATATAAAAACTATCTAATAAATAAAAGTAGAAAATTTATTTATTCTACAGCATTGCCACCTGTAAATAATTTATGGAATCTATTCATTTTAGAAAATTTAACTCTTTTTCATGATAAGATTGAAAAATTGAAAGACTTAGTTAATTTTTCTTTGACTACTCTTAAAAAAGCTAATATTGAGACATCTTCAACAAGTCATATTATAAGTATAATTATTGGAGATAATCTAAAAACTATAAATCTTTCAGAAACTTTAAAAGAAAAGGGTTATCTAATTTATCCAATAAAAGAGCCTACTGTACCAAAGGATACTGCTAGACTTAGAATAAGTTTGACTGCAAATATGAAAAAAGAAGACTTAGATGCTTTTTTTAAGATTTTAAAAGCTGAAATGAAAAAATTAGGTGTGATGTAA
- a CDS encoding DUF4125 family protein has product MEKEKIINKILEKEWKYFSNLNNIGGRADCQDNREDFIIMRKSQWETFNVETLLSYLEDLNSKNNPLFQKYAQMMKYNSPEEYEKIKDILEKPTKIKINLVNEIMSIYMEWEKEFFKKYPIFSSMGRPLYSSEDNDIETSIETYLRGELLSYSEKTLKLYLDYIIVNKEKNINLAIKNMDNLARMQGFNDSDEVEEYYKNFSKN; this is encoded by the coding sequence ATGGAAAAAGAAAAGATAATTAATAAAATACTAGAAAAAGAATGGAAATATTTTTCTAATTTGAATAATATTGGAGGCAGAGCAGATTGCCAAGATAATAGAGAAGATTTTATTATTATGAGAAAATCTCAATGGGAGACTTTTAATGTGGAAACTCTTCTATCATACTTAGAAGATTTAAATTCAAAAAATAATCCTTTATTTCAAAAATATGCTCAGATGATGAAGTATAATTCACCTGAAGAATATGAAAAAATAAAAGATATTTTAGAAAAACCAACTAAAATAAAAATTAACCTAGTAAATGAAATTATGTCTATTTATATGGAATGGGAAAAAGAATTTTTTAAAAAATATCCTATATTTTCATCTATGGGTAGACCTCTATACTCTTCCGAAGACAATGATATTGAAACTTCTATCGAAACATATTTAAGAGGAGAGCTTTTATCTTATTCTGAGAAGACTCTAAAACTATATTTAGATTATATTATTGTTAATAAAGAAAAAAATATAAATCTAGCTATAAAAAATATGGATAATTTAGCTAGAATGCAAGGTTTTAATGACTCAGATGAGGTTGAGGAATATTATAAAAATTTTTCTAAAAATTAA
- a CDS encoding DUF4037 domain-containing protein, which produces MKLNELNKKREQYQTEGNILKEIEVLREILIKTEKEYSSESDEYIRALNELGGTLKYVGYYDEAEASLLKSLEIIKKKYGDNNLPYATSLLNLTEVYRFAQKFNLLEENYKKIVKIYQDNSADNSFSYAGLCNNFGLYYQNVGNLKAAYDLHLKSLDILKNYDSEEYLLEYAVTLSNLFNPCYQLRMKEKAVKYLYKAIEIFEKNVGKEHPLYSASLNNMAIYYYNERQLEKAIEFFEKAAEISKKTMGLDSDNYKNILSNIEFIKEELEKKSNTNSSQKTKVNNNEVEENSKKEDLENIKGLELSKKYFYDIVLAEFEKSLKDILPLCAFGLVGEGSECYGYDDKISQDHDFGPSVCIWLRKDDYLKHKDKINEVLKKLPKTYLSFQELKESEWGSDRRGLLNIEDFYFKFLGSSKAPETIADWQKIPETALATVTNGEVFLDNLGEFTKVRNELLNYYPEPMRQNKIATRLMNISQHGQYNYTRCLKRNDLVAANQCLYLFVDEVIHLIFLLNRRYKIFYKWSNRALLDLKILGEEIHKLLEDMVFAQNKIPYVRKICKVLAEEIRNQKLTNCGSEFLGDLGVDIQKNIDDEFFKNYSPWLD; this is translated from the coding sequence ATGAAATTAAATGAATTAAATAAAAAAAGAGAACAATACCAAACAGAAGGTAATATCCTAAAAGAAATTGAAGTACTGAGAGAAATTTTAATAAAAACTGAAAAAGAATATAGTTCAGAAAGTGATGAATATATCAGAGCTTTAAATGAATTAGGTGGAACTTTAAAATATGTTGGTTACTATGATGAGGCTGAAGCTAGTTTACTAAAATCTTTAGAAATTATAAAGAAAAAGTATGGAGATAACAATCTTCCTTATGCTACTAGCCTTTTAAATTTAACTGAGGTATATAGATTTGCACAAAAATTTAACCTGCTTGAAGAAAACTATAAGAAAATAGTTAAAATCTATCAAGATAACTCAGCTGATAACTCATTCTCTTATGCTGGGCTATGTAATAACTTTGGATTATATTATCAAAATGTTGGTAATCTGAAAGCGGCTTATGACCTACATTTAAAGAGCTTAGATATATTAAAGAATTATGATAGTGAAGAATACCTTCTTGAATATGCTGTAACATTAAGTAACTTATTCAATCCTTGTTATCAACTTAGAATGAAAGAAAAAGCAGTTAAATATCTGTATAAAGCTATTGAAATTTTTGAAAAAAATGTAGGTAAGGAACATCCACTTTACTCAGCTTCTTTAAATAATATGGCAATATATTATTACAACGAAAGACAATTAGAGAAAGCTATAGAGTTTTTTGAAAAGGCAGCAGAAATTTCTAAAAAAACCATGGGCTTAGATAGTGATAATTATAAGAATATTCTTAGCAATATAGAATTTATTAAAGAAGAATTAGAAAAAAAATCTAATACTAATTCTTCTCAAAAGACTAAAGTGAATAATAATGAAGTTGAAGAAAATTCCAAAAAAGAAGATCTAGAAAATATTAAGGGTTTAGAGCTTTCTAAAAAATATTTTTATGATATAGTTCTAGCAGAATTTGAAAAAAGCTTAAAGGATATTCTTCCTCTATGTGCCTTTGGTTTAGTTGGAGAAGGTTCAGAATGTTATGGTTATGATGATAAAATTTCTCAAGATCATGACTTTGGTCCATCCGTATGTATATGGCTAAGAAAAGATGATTATTTAAAACATAAAGATAAAATCAATGAAGTATTAAAAAAATTACCCAAAACTTATTTAAGCTTTCAAGAATTAAAAGAAAGTGAATGGGGTTCAGATAGAAGAGGGCTTTTAAATATAGAAGACTTCTATTTTAAATTTTTAGGTTCTTCAAAAGCTCCTGAAACGATAGCTGATTGGCAAAAAATTCCAGAAACTGCTTTAGCAACAGTTACAAATGGAGAAGTATTTTTAGATAATTTAGGAGAGTTTACAAAAGTTCGTAATGAATTATTAAACTACTATCCTGAGCCAATGAGACAAAATAAGATAGCTACTAGACTTATGAATATTTCACAACATGGACAATATAACTACACTAGATGTCTAAAAAGAAACGATTTAGTTGCTGCTAATCAATGTCTATATCTTTTTGTTGATGAAGTAATACATTTAATATTTCTATTGAATAGAAGATATAAAATTTTCTATAAATGGTCTAATAGAGCTTTACTAGATTTAAAAATCTTAGGAGAAGAAATACATAAATTATTAGAAGATATGGTGTTTGCACAAAATAAAATACCTTATGTAAGAAAGATTTGTAAAGTCTTAGCTGAAGAGATAAGAAATCAAAAATTAACTAACTGTGGCAGTGAATTTTTAGGGGATTTAGGAGTGGATATTCAAAAAAACATAGATGATGAGTTCTTTAAAAATTATTCTCCATGGTTGGATTAA
- a CDS encoding YbgA family protein, whose translation MEFKKIRKDCEELWAKNKYYVLSKSQKIYLEIREYLKEKEVDILYLNEKIERVRDIEESKKDFNNAILHVWGYFKKEATEIEKQGLCILLEEYMKGKNDQKSVIEYINILLKKYPNEYLQKSTLLIGEEK comes from the coding sequence ATGGAGTTCAAGAAAATAAGGAAAGACTGTGAAGAACTATGGGCAAAAAACAAATATTATGTATTAAGCAAATCACAAAAAATATATCTAGAAATAAGAGAATATTTGAAAGAAAAAGAGGTGGATATTTTATATCTTAATGAAAAAATAGAAAGAGTAAGAGATATTGAAGAAAGTAAAAAAGATTTTAATAACGCTATTCTTCATGTATGGGGATATTTTAAAAAAGAAGCAACTGAAATTGAAAAACAAGGATTATGTATTCTACTAGAAGAATATATGAAAGGAAAAAACGACCAGAAATCTGTAATAGAATATATTAATATTTTACTAAAGAAATATCCAAATGAATATTTACAGAAATCTACATTATTAATAGGAGAAGAAAAATGA
- a CDS encoding TIGR02328 family protein, translated as MRLWHEEIIHLLPKNQLLGQHRECCALRGNGWGKKHKTVDYVFLYSPYYLFMYHLLVMDEMEKRGYKVSIEWRDKNYRGKQAEKYDNLEEKTIDKPIYKEHNTEYKIECIENLREKGIELEVF; from the coding sequence ATGAGACTGTGGCATGAAGAAATTATTCACTTATTACCTAAAAATCAACTTCTTGGGCAACATAGAGAATGCTGTGCACTTAGAGGGAATGGATGGGGGAAAAAACATAAAACTGTAGATTATGTATTCTTGTATTCTCCATATTACTTATTTATGTATCATTTATTAGTTATGGATGAAATGGAAAAAAGAGGATATAAAGTTTCTATAGAATGGAGAGATAAGAATTATAGGGGAAAGCAAGCAGAAAAATATGATAATCTCGAAGAAAAAACTATAGATAAACCAATTTACAAAGAGCATAATACTGAATACAAGATTGAGTGTATAGAAAACTTAAGAGAAAAAGGTATAGAATTAGAAGTATTCTAA
- a CDS encoding pyridoxamine kinase — translation MSIQDTKVLLINDIAGYGKVALSAMLPILSYKGFNLYNLPTAIVSNTLNYEKFRIEDTTEYIEETLKIWKELNFSFDVISTGFIFTKKQMEIISKFCEEQSKKGVLIFNDPIMADNGELYSGISPDTVDYMKNIISVSDVTMPNYTESCLLTNTKYKEGISTEEINTIINKIREIGAKSVIVTSIPSVETKMVAGFDSKINEYFYLPYEEIPTYFPGTGDIFSSVIISETLEGKSLKVATEKAMKIVKEIVFENKDQEDKKKGIHIEKYLNLFN, via the coding sequence ATGTCAATACAAGATACAAAGGTGCTTTTAATTAATGATATAGCAGGATATGGAAAAGTTGCTCTATCAGCTATGCTACCTATTTTATCTTACAAGGGATTTAATCTCTATAACTTACCCACAGCAATAGTTTCTAATACTTTAAATTATGAAAAATTTAGAATAGAAGATACAACTGAATATATAGAAGAAACTTTAAAAATCTGGAAAGAATTAAATTTTTCTTTTGATGTTATTTCAACAGGTTTTATTTTTACAAAAAAACAAATGGAAATTATATCGAAATTCTGTGAGGAGCAATCTAAAAAAGGGGTTCTTATTTTTAACGATCCTATAATGGCAGATAATGGGGAATTATATTCTGGAATCAGTCCTGATACTGTAGATTATATGAAAAATATCATCTCTGTTTCTGATGTAACAATGCCTAACTATACTGAAAGTTGTCTTTTGACAAATACTAAATACAAAGAAGGTATTTCAACTGAAGAAATAAATACAATTATAAATAAAATAAGGGAAATAGGGGCAAAATCTGTTATAGTTACTTCAATCCCTTCTGTTGAAACTAAAATGGTTGCTGGTTTTGATAGTAAAATTAATGAATACTTTTATTTACCTTATGAAGAAATTCCAACTTATTTTCCAGGAACAGGTGATATATTTTCTTCTGTTATAATAAGTGAAACATTAGAGGGAAAATCTTTAAAAGTTGCTACAGAAAAAGCAATGAAAATTGTGAAAGAGATTGTTTTTGAAAATAAAGACCAAGAAGATAAGAAAAAAGGAATACATATAGAAAAATATTTAAATTTATTCAATTAA
- the galU gene encoding UTP--glucose-1-phosphate uridylyltransferase GalU, whose translation MKKVTKAVIPAAGLGTRVLPATKALPKEMLTIVDKPSLQYIVEELVASGITDIVIITGRNKNSIEDHFDFSYELENTLKNEHKAELLDKVSHISTMANIYYVRQNMPLGLGHAILKAKSFIGDDPFVIALGDDIIYNPEKPVIKQMIEKYELYGKSIIGCQEVATEDVSKYGIAKLGDKFDETTFQMLDFLEKPSIEDAPSRIACLGRYLLSGKVFKYLEETKPGKNGEIQLTDGILAMMKDGEDVLSYNFIGKRYDIGSKAGLLKANIEFGLRNEETKNDIKEYLKNLDINKIY comes from the coding sequence ATGAAAAAAGTTACTAAGGCTGTCATTCCTGCTGCTGGATTAGGAACAAGAGTTTTACCAGCAACAAAGGCACTACCAAAAGAAATGCTTACAATAGTTGACAAGCCTTCGTTGCAATATATAGTTGAAGAACTTGTTGCTTCTGGAATAACAGATATTGTTATAATAACAGGAAGAAATAAAAATTCAATAGAAGATCACTTTGATTTTTCTTATGAATTAGAAAATACTTTAAAAAATGAGCATAAAGCTGAATTGTTAGATAAGGTTTCACATATTTCAACTATGGCTAATATCTATTATGTAAGGCAGAATATGCCACTTGGTTTAGGTCATGCAATATTAAAGGCAAAATCTTTTATAGGAGATGATCCTTTTGTTATTGCTTTAGGTGATGATATTATATATAATCCTGAAAAACCTGTCATTAAACAAATGATAGAGAAATATGAACTTTATGGAAAAAGTATAATAGGTTGCCAAGAAGTAGCAACTGAAGATGTATCTAAATATGGTATAGCCAAATTAGGAGATAAGTTTGATGAAACTACTTTTCAAATGCTAGACTTTTTAGAAAAGCCTTCTATAGAAGATGCACCTTCAAGAATAGCTTGTTTAGGTAGATACCTTCTTTCAGGGAAAGTTTTTAAGTATTTAGAAGAAACTAAACCAGGAAAAAATGGAGAAATTCAATTAACAGATGGAATACTTGCTATGATGAAAGATGGAGAAGATGTTTTATCATATAATTTTATTGGAAAAAGATATGATATAGGAAGTAAGGCTGGTCTTCTTAAAGCCAATATTGAATTTGGACTTAGAAATGAAGAAACAAAAAATGATATAAAAGAATATCTAAAAAATTTAGATATTAATAAAATTTATTAA
- a CDS encoding tetratricopeptide repeat protein, whose translation MKIISKEDEVFFENVEYFSEIIDRINDIQTDNNYSDEEMNNDLDVALWRAFVYINLWNYKGYAKAEKILKKVERKGIKNPTWYYRYAVSIARLRKYKEALKYFILGTEVDSTYPWNWLELARLYYKFGELDKVYKCIEKGLELVPNDYEFLTLKDDVKNDRGYFYSINHYVNEEVDKTEDRGLDFSDEKEWEKFKKETHYGEKCL comes from the coding sequence ATGAAAATTATATCTAAAGAAGATGAAGTCTTTTTTGAAAATGTAGAATATTTTAGTGAAATAATAGATAGAATAAACGATATTCAAACTGATAACAATTATTCTGATGAAGAAATGAATAATGATTTAGATGTAGCACTTTGGAGAGCTTTTGTATATATTAATTTATGGAATTATAAAGGATATGCAAAGGCAGAAAAAATATTAAAAAAGGTAGAAAGAAAAGGAATAAAAAATCCTACTTGGTACTATAGATATGCAGTTTCTATTGCAAGACTTAGGAAATATAAAGAAGCTTTAAAATATTTTATATTGGGAACAGAGGTTGATTCTACTTATCCTTGGAATTGGCTAGAACTTGCTAGATTATACTATAAATTTGGAGAACTTGATAAAGTTTATAAATGTATAGAGAAAGGTTTAGAACTAGTCCCAAATGATTATGAGTTTTTAACTTTAAAAGATGATGTTAAAAATGATAGAGGATATTTTTATTCTATAAATCACTATGTAAATGAAGAAGTTGATAAAACAGAAGATAGAGGTTTAGATTTTAGTGATGAAAAAGAATGGGAGAAATTTAAAAAAGAGACTCATTATGGAGAAAAATGTCTTTAA
- the metG gene encoding methionine--tRNA ligase — protein sequence MKKNFFVSTPIYYVNGDPHVGSAYTTIAADVINRYNKAMGMDTHFVTGLDEHGQKVEQAAEQNGFTPQAWTDKMTPNFKNMWAALDIKYDDFIRTTEERHKKAVKKILEIVHAKGDIYKGEYKGKYCVSCETFFPENQLNGSNKCPDCGKELTVLKEESYFFKMSKYADALLKHIDEHPDFILPHSRRNEVISFIKQGLQDLSISRNTFTWGIPIEFAPGHITYVWFDALTNYITSAGFENDDKKFDKFWNDARVVHLIGKDIIRFHAIIWPCMLLSAGIKLPDSIVAHGWWTSEGEKMSKSKGNVVDPYNEIKKYGVDAFRYYLLREANFGTDGDYSTKGIVGRLNSDLANDLGNLLNRTLGMYKKYFNGVVVASSTSEEIDDVIKTMFDETIKDVEKYMYLFEFSRALETIWKFISRLNKYIDETMPWALAKDETKKARLATVMNILCEGLYKIAFLIAPYMPESAQKISNQLGIDKDITSLKFDDIKEWNIFKEGHQLGEASPIFPRIEIEKEEVVEEVKKELKIENPIAIDDFNKVQIKVVEILDVDKVKGADKLLKFKVFDGEFERQIISGLAKFYPDYKALVGEKVLAVANLKFAKLKGELSQGMLLTTEDKNGVSLIKVDKSVEAGAFVS from the coding sequence ATGAAAAAGAATTTTTTTGTAAGTACACCAATATATTATGTAAATGGTGATCCTCATGTAGGAAGTGCATATACAACAATAGCAGCAGATGTTATTAATAGATACAATAAAGCTATGGGAATGGATACTCATTTTGTTACAGGACTTGATGAACATGGACAAAAGGTTGAACAAGCAGCAGAACAAAATGGATTTACTCCACAAGCTTGGACAGATAAAATGACTCCTAACTTTAAAAATATGTGGGCTGCTTTAGATATAAAATATGATGATTTTATTAGAACAACTGAAGAAAGACATAAAAAAGCAGTTAAAAAGATTTTAGAAATAGTTCATGCAAAAGGAGATATCTATAAAGGAGAATACAAAGGAAAATATTGTGTTTCTTGTGAAACTTTCTTTCCTGAAAATCAATTAAATGGTAGCAATAAATGTCCTGACTGTGGAAAAGAACTTACTGTCTTAAAAGAAGAATCATACTTCTTTAAGATGTCAAAATATGCAGACGCTCTACTTAAGCATATAGATGAACATCCTGACTTTATTTTACCTCATTCTCGTAGAAATGAAGTAATCTCTTTTATTAAACAAGGTTTACAAGATTTATCAATCTCAAGAAATACTTTTACTTGGGGAATACCTATAGAATTTGCACCTGGACATATTACTTATGTTTGGTTTGATGCGTTGACAAACTATATCACATCAGCAGGATTTGAAAATGATGATAAGAAATTTGATAAATTCTGGAATGATGCAAGAGTAGTTCACTTAATAGGAAAAGACATCATAAGATTCCATGCTATTATTTGGCCTTGTATGCTTTTATCAGCTGGAATTAAATTACCAGATAGTATAGTTGCTCATGGTTGGTGGACTTCTGAAGGTGAAAAAATGTCTAAATCAAAAGGTAATGTGGTAGATCCATATAATGAAATTAAAAAATATGGAGTAGATGCTTTTAGATATTATCTTTTAAGAGAAGCAAACTTTGGTACTGATGGTGACTATTCTACAAAAGGAATAGTAGGAAGATTAAATTCAGATTTAGCTAATGACTTAGGAAACTTATTAAATAGAACATTAGGAATGTATAAAAAATACTTTAATGGAGTAGTTGTAGCCTCATCTACTTCTGAAGAAATAGATGATGTAATCAAAACTATGTTTGATGAAACTATTAAAGATGTTGAAAAATATATGTATTTATTTGAATTTTCAAGAGCATTAGAAACTATCTGGAAATTTATTTCAAGATTAAATAAATATATAGATGAAACTATGCCTTGGGCTTTAGCAAAAGATGAAACTAAAAAAGCTAGACTTGCTACTGTAATGAATATCTTATGTGAAGGACTATATAAAATAGCATTTTTAATAGCTCCTTATATGCCTGAATCTGCTCAAAAAATTTCTAATCAATTAGGTATAGACAAAGATATAACTAGCTTAAAGTTTGATGACATAAAAGAATGGAATATTTTCAAAGAAGGACATCAACTTGGTGAAGCAAGTCCTATATTCCCAAGAATAGAAATCGAAAAAGAAGAAGTTGTTGAAGAAGTTAAAAAAGAATTAAAAATAGAAAATCCTATTGCTATAGATGATTTTAATAAAGTCCAAATAAAAGTTGTTGAAATTTTAGATGTTGATAAAGTTAAGGGAGCAGATAAATTACTTAAATTTAAAGTATTTGATGGAGAATTTGAAAGACAAATAATTTCAGGTCTTGCTAAATTTTACCCTGACTATAAAGCTTTAGTTGGAGAAAAAGTTTTAGCTGTTGCTAACTTAAAATTTGCAAAACTAAAAGGTGAATTATCACAAGGAATGTTACTAACTACTGAAGATAAAAATGGTGTTTCTTTAATAAAAGTTGACAAATCTGTAGAAGCTGGAGCTTTTGTAAGTTAA
- a CDS encoding lysophospholipid acyltransferase family protein yields the protein MEENKKYRILGTILYYILRIISFTLRVEIVNKYNIDMQKAHIYGFWHSKLFITPIFFKDVEKKLAMSSPTKDGELISVPLEKMGYVLVRGSSDKKSISSTISLLKYLKKGYSIGTPLDGPKGPKEKAKKGLLYLCQKTSVPLVPVGISYSNKWILKKTWDKFEIPKPFSKVRIVLGEAMIIDENEDLDKYTEIVEKTINDLNKIYEG from the coding sequence ATGGAAGAAAATAAAAAATATAGGATATTAGGTACAATACTTTATTACATTTTAAGAATTATATCTTTTACTTTAAGGGTAGAGATTGTAAATAAATATAATATAGATATGCAAAAAGCACATATCTATGGATTTTGGCATAGTAAACTTTTTATAACTCCAATATTCTTTAAAGATGTTGAGAAGAAACTTGCAATGTCAAGTCCTACTAAAGATGGTGAACTAATTTCTGTTCCTCTTGAAAAAATGGGCTACGTACTTGTAAGAGGTTCATCTGATAAAAAATCAATTTCAAGTACGATATCTCTTTTAAAATATTTAAAAAAAGGTTATTCAATAGGGACTCCTTTAGATGGTCCTAAAGGTCCTAAAGAAAAAGCAAAAAAAGGTTTACTATATCTGTGCCAAAAAACTTCTGTACCACTTGTTCCAGTAGGAATTTCATATAGTAATAAGTGGATATTGAAAAAAACTTGGGATAAATTTGAAATTCCTAAACCTTTTTCAAAGGTAAGAATTGTCTTAGGTGAAGCTATGATAATTGATGAAAATGAAGATTTAGATAAATATACAGAAATTGTAGAAAAGACTATAAATGATTTAAATAAAATCTATGAAGGGTAA
- a CDS encoding YbaB/EbfC family nucleoid-associated protein yields the protein MVRKLKGAKPAGNQADIVKQAQVMQQQMLEIQEELKSKEVSSSVGGGAVSVKVNGQKELVEVKLSDEIVKEAATDKEMLEDLILTAVKNAMAEAEEMAEKEMAKVTGGINIPGLF from the coding sequence ATGGTTAGAAAACTAAAAGGTGCTAAACCAGCTGGTAATCAAGCTGATATAGTAAAACAAGCTCAAGTTATGCAACAACAAATGTTAGAAATTCAAGAAGAATTAAAATCTAAAGAAGTTAGTTCATCTGTTGGTGGAGGAGCTGTTTCTGTAAAAGTTAACGGTCAAAAAGAACTTGTAGAAGTAAAGTTATCTGATGAAATAGTAAAAGAAGCTGCTACTGACAAAGAAATGTTAGAAGACTTAATACTAACAGCTGTTAAAAATGCTATGGCTGAAGCTGAAGAAATGGCTGAAAAAGAAATGGCAAAAGTAACAGGTGGAATAAATATTCCTGGCTTATTTTAA